Part of the Amphiura filiformis chromosome 9, Afil_fr2py, whole genome shotgun sequence genome is shown below.
ACTGCAAATTATTAATTcacatattttacttttatttgtCCACATGCATTTCAGATCCTTAGCAGCCTCAGCTCCAATATGGCAGTTTACTGGACTGACAGGATGTGAAACTCAGGTACAAATTGTGACCAAAGACTTTAGGAAAGCTAGTCCTGCATGTGCAAAGAACATCAGAAGAAGCTGGGATGTCATGACCAAATTTGGCAAAACTGGTAAGCACTACCAAAGTTTCTTCCCTAGCTAGTAGTGGTAGAAACAGTTTGAAAATAAtaagggatttactacagggacccttcttAAAGTTAAGTCTAGTttagggtattcgtaactttatgaatggttacttgagttacttGAGTTACAAGTTAAGTGAAAAGCACCCCTGCAGAGCTTAACTTTGCAgagcttataattggtgaaattaattgttttttcttACTTCtcacgtcaataaagtcccaagttCTGCCCACATCAATTTACATAAGCGTGTGCAAGTCCTGCATTAAGCAAAGATtaactaaagtttgttcagcttatataaggcggaaaaaataagactcatcgATATAGAATGAATTTACATAAGCGTGTGCAAGTCCCGCATTAAGCAAAGAtcaactaaagtttgttcggcttatatataaggcggaaaaaataagactcatcgATATAGaatgaattctcgctattcacaataagggcgccgccagcggtttgcgatgtaatcgtgatgtatcatgggaaaaggttgacatccaagtccgcgcaatacgaatattaccatgctattacataggaacatgtgacaatattttatagtttgtcaatataacggtattacacgcaaatcgatagagaaaaaatgaattgtgcacatttcaaatcacattatttagtattattgcaTATCAATTcgtgtgtaacacctttattttgacaaactaaaaaatattgtcacgtgttcctatgtaatagcatggtaatattcagattacagcggacttggatgtcgaccttttcccatgatacatcacgattacatcgcaaaccgctggcggctcttattgtgaatagcgagaatttacATAAGTGTGTGCAAGTCCCGCATTAAGCAAATAtcaactaaagtttgttcggcttatataaggcggaaaaaataagactcatcgATATAGAATGAATTTACATAAGTGTGTGCAAGTCCCGCATTAAGCAAAGAtcaactaaagtttgttcggcttatataaggcggaaaaaataagactcatagaTATAGAATGAATTTACATAAGCGTGTGCAAGTCCCGCATTAAGCAAAGATcaactaaagtttgttcagcttatataaggcggaaaaaataagactcatcgATATAGAATGAATTTACACAAGTGTGTGCAAGTCCTGCATTAAGCAAAGAtcaactaaagtttgttcggcttatataaggcggaaaaaataagactcattgATATAGAATTATGTGCACGCTGTTGGGTGTAATGCTTATGCTAGGtgtgcattgcgtaatgcgtgactagctcatgcttatgtgaatttacacgagcGTGAGTAGGGACTTTATTGActagcgcagtaacaaaagccgaatagtttccaccttatataaaccgaacaaactttagcataGTTGCTTTGCCCAACTCACCATTCTAACAATTAGCAATGAGTCTTAGCCAATAAATAGCCGAACATATAGGACTAAAACAGGGGTTCTCCcttcacaatcctttaggatgtAAGCTTGGCTGGCTAACATATATactgggaattccaattgaatgaacgcagctttcaatagcatgACGAATATTTGCGTACACTCCGCgatatacgccagcgtgtgcaaCTGTGCGTGAGCAACGAGGAAGTGAAtctaaccatgccaacgcactcgtgattggttagcattgtatccaaggtcgtgcgttcgcgttgtagtttgaaatacgcgatatatgatcgcggttggatcgagtacagctattGAAagttgcgttcattcaattggaatttccaCTATAGTTATAAGCTTCATGTAGTTAACTTCTCTTAACCATTTGCATCAGTAATGATGTTTTGTATTTACTTTTGTGCATATAAATTTTTACCTAAAATCAGCATCCGGAAGACAGACACTGTTCACCAATCTCCGCCTTTGTGACCCATTGAAGACCTCATCTGATGTTGAAGGCATCAAATCATGGCTGAGTGAAGTGTATGATAACCTTGCAATGGTAGACTATCCATATGCAGCTAGTTTCCTTGAACCACTGCCTGCATATCCCATTAAAGTAAGTTGTAGCAGTTCTCATtgtgctattctatttaaaatccacactacccctgtggatgatatatCTATATGgagatatcttccacatggggagtaagaatttcaaatggaattagggCATAAACAGATTCTATTTgaatcaggttgaatctttctcagaaggtgaatgaaattcaaatggaactgctgaatgtgttcattccatttgaaattcatactccccctgtggaggatatttccaaaatcttccacatgggtagagtgaattttaaatggaatagcccattaatttgTACTCATTCTATTTTGGCCCATTTCATACTATCATCTTGTGCTAATTAATGTTATGATAAATCATGGGTTATTTGAGTGTACAATAATCTTGCAGTGCACCGTCAATAACATGCTAGTTTTCTAGGCAGAGAGGCCAAGATTCCActtgaaaaatgaaacaaattggcAAAACAATGTAACTTTACAAAATCACTCGTATCTATTgcagaatttatttattttactcataaattgactgagaaagaaaataaaaaatgatgCTCATTTCTATAACTTCTTTATATCAACAACTTCAAACGTCAAAGAGTCAAACGTTAAGTATGTTTCTCTCAAAACAGCAAATCTCACATTATTGTTTTGTCATATCAGTGTCACACTATTCAATGGTTGGCAGAGAGAAACCAAGGAAAGTACTCTGCCAAGGTACAATTAAATGAGATTGAAGAGTAATTACCCAATTTCAACTTGCTTGCTGAATTGTGTATCCACAATGCAATGGTGTAACTGTAATAAACACACACAATGGGTTatcctagttgaaatccatacaccccatatgaaaaACATGTACCGGtacttaatattccacacagggagtgtgaatttcaaattgtgtTATGTGAACAGGTGACTCCAtgtgaaatctacaacccctgtgagAGCGATTATGGTAATCTTAGAATTCAAGGACCACTCTGTTTGGTCATTCAAATTTCGATTTGCAAAATCTGCCCCCACATTGTCGACACCTGGTATGTGATGCTGAAAGCCACATATTTCTCTCTATGGCCCATGTCCAGATAGAGTTTGCCAGGTCACTGagatcaggccccccccccccgcccccataTTATTGATGTATGTCAGCGCTGCTGTGTTTTCAATTAGCAGATGTGTATGTTTGCCTGCTAATTGGTCTACAAAAGGCTTCATTGCCATATGTACTGCTAGCAGCTCTTGGAAATTTAAAATGACTTTGTTTCTCTATCTCATTCCACCTTCACCCAATTTGCTCGTCATCCAATGTGGCCTCACCCTTCTGAActagcatccatggtataatgtTACCTGGGGTTTTTCTTCACAATATCTCTATCTTGAAATGCCAGATTGTTTACCCACCATGTGCAACTCTATTTTCATAGTATCAGTAATTACCATCAGAGCTTCGAAATTTCCTTAACTGGATTGGGGGGGGTtgcatggttttcaactggaataccccatttaAGTCTTCTTTCTGGGCTTTGACTTGGGTATGAATCATTTGGGGTCTGTGACaacatgttttgccaaattggcacaaaatcaaaaaaattggcacaaaatcaAATCCAGTTTAGAGCAGATAATATTTCAAACTTAAAGTTTAGAATATGTACATCTCATTCTTCTTCAGGTTGTATGTTCATATATCAACAAGACTGAGCCAAGTGATGACCAGCTGTTACTAGATCTAGCCAATGGCCTCAATGTGTACTTCAATTATACCGGTAGTGCAAAATGTTTTAATGCATCACAAGCTGCAACAGGTGATTTGAGTGATGAAGGATGGGGTTACCAGGTAATTATGCACTGTATGTAATGATTAAAGTCATAGTCATGATTATTAGCTGTAGTTGAGACTGCTTTTGCCACAGCACATTGCATTCTcatttatactatgatcagcacGAAATAGGCAAGAATTTGTTTGTTACTGCACACatcaataacaataattattaagtcccaacttacaccaaCGTAAATTCACGACAAAAGCATACATAAGTCAAGCAATACACAAAATGCAGTTTGCGTAGTGCTGTGCTCAGATGTGTGTACATCATTCTCAATTAATACACAACGTTATAGAGTCCTGCCCATTATGAGATGTTAGTATAGGCGTATTAACTTTCACAAAACCATATATTTTCTTTATTCTCATTCTGCAGTCTTGTACTGAAATGGTAATGCCTTATTGTTCAGATGGTGTGCAAGACATGTTTCCTGTTGTCAAATGGGATGAGGCTAAAGAAGCTGCACAATGTCAGAAAACGTGGCAAGTGACACCCAGACCCCAATGGATTAATCTTCAGTTTGGTGGGAAAGACATCCAAGCTGCTAGTAATATTATATTCAGGTATGTAGGTATTTATATTgttgtatggaagacatgaccttaagtctCCCACACTGGTGGTATACATGTAGATTTcgaaatggggttacttgaatgggtaacACAATttgaaaatctacacccctggtTTGTGAGTAACCCATCGGAATCCCATTTGAATTTTGAGCTCCCTGTGTAGACAAAGATTATGTATTTCATACTGGTGTATATGGATTTTATTTTGTTATGCTTCAAATACACACATTTTATATGATAGCTGGTAATGCTTTTGTCGATCTGCATCGTCTGGTAGATACTTATGGTGCATGATGTATTTCCcaaagaggttttaaatagaaatagagtcgcaatagattatataatcttttgttcgtttgatgccgattagaagttgcgacaggctattcataaaagtggtaccattgtttcgaataaaggggttccgccattaaattggtcactgagccggcatcatattaacgctctacacaacaggcgagtatcaataagggaccacactacagtcatgtgtaagggcagtcatgtgtaaagtggtaccattgtactgacgtatcccaaatgtgtgcttgtgtgggtctgaagtatataaggaggctttagctgtcgatgcaatcatgtttaccacccacctggcgttaggcgtttcatttaaataaattgaatgctctcgctgatcgattacacattagaatgtatgaaggctgccatgtccagtccatatatctatattacactataatggtaatagctatacgTATGTACAtgcaagtataagtataggcctataaaggttgtttttaagaaatttccatttaattttattttaagaaggagattggtatagaaatagtggcgtacacaAAGAGggaagggggttggggaggggcagattcacctctgtgagaagtcttgggaggggtggagggaggaagaggggaggaggggatatggagaatgagagagggctggaggaaggagaaataaaaaagatataataaagacaagtagataaatagaaatataaggaaaatgatgggaatgagagagggagggtgagagggacaatgagagcgagggagtgataaagtgtaggcctaggaaagaataagtacagagaagggaaaagaaaggaatgatgaatacatttaataacaattattaggcctatataataactaaacacataacagcactgggcagccattcgatgatgtcaatgcctttattagTTACGTaaataaaacgcccagtcagatgtatttcacacctaccaaacacaactcacccaatttcgcaaactggacgttgaatgtacactctcatgaatattgattggcaacattttccaatatgtcagcgctctaatcggaaacaatagaacaatagaccctgcagagcgttggtattTCCCATATTATGGAAAATATTATAAACCCCCTATTGATGAGAagaccttagtcttccacacagggagtgtgaatttcagatgtgGTTGCCTAAATGgatgacaccatttgaaatccacacccctgtggagatcaaggtcatgtctgccatacaGATTAAATGGACTATATATGGAATAGTCCATTCTTGCAAAATGAATGCCACACACATTAATCATGGACTAACATGGGAACACACATACTTTGTAAAAACGTGAGGAAATGGCCATTTGCAGTAGCGAAATCTATATAAAATGATTACtcactaatgctggtttcataatgTCATGCTGAtttcccacggttgtttgatgggatcatttataagtttttaaaacaaaacatgtataaccaaattttaggcttaaacagctaatgtgatatcatgctaatgtatacagatgcttttgagtcattctcaactttaatttcccctcttttacaaaattattcacttttatagcatttttatcgccttttcggatataaaatgtatctattaatgacaaaattggtggcgctatttatttactggaaattactctttcaagcttttaatacaaataattccttttattgtttgataaaatgtttataaaatttccttgttgcttgtttcacctattccagctgttttaatgacagtattaatcacctaccccttacaaataaagaaatatgatttaggataaatagcgccattgcatttagttaataatgaagccaattctatatatttCAAACAACCGTGTTCCCGCTCTGATGATGATTTTTACGTCATACGCAATCAGCCTAGcaatgctagcggtgaccagcggcaagctgaTATGTTTGGTCAAAGCGGCAAATCGCTAGTAGTTGAATTCAAGTCGACTCAGGAGCGTTGCTGCTCATACATATGACTACAGGATACAGGCTTCCAGAGTGGTACAATGAAGCGTCACGCTGCTATAAAGCAGCAAGCCGCTTGCAGTATGAAACCAGCCATATACTTATTTTAAGTTAACTTATAGTTATTTGTATGTTGATTTATTCACTCCAGCAATGGTCAACTTGACCCCTGGTCAGCCGGAGGTGTCCTTGAATCACTATCCGATACTCTGATAGCAATAATCATTCCAGAGGGTGCCCATCACCTTGATTTGCGAGCCAAAAATTATGACGATCCACCATCAGTTACTAAAGCAAGGGAAACGGAGAAGACAATAATGAGGCAATGGATTAAATCATACTACATTGACAACAAGACAAACTTTATGAATAATAAAAATGTAAAGTTGTAAAAAGCCGGGGTAAAAAGTTGGTACATTTCCCCTAACAAAGGTCAGTACTGGAATTgctcatgtgtgaacatattttTACAACCGTGATTTAAAATCACGAAAGTTACATATTAATAAAAATTTCATTACcccacaaaaaagaaaaaaaaagataatacgCAAAAAAGGGTGTTGTTTATGCTGGAATGGTGATGAGATCTTAGGAGCTGCCGCCAACAAATGGTTTGTAAGGGGTCATATTTTAATATGAAGGATTTAAAAATCCTTCTAAATAAATGAAGTTTAATCTCAGAATATCTCACTACATGGGTTAGCTAGGCTATGTAGCTCTATGTATATAACTCAATACTTATAAGTGTACTTGTGATTTTTTGCTCTCTGTAATGAAcagatacattttgaaatcagatTTAAGTTTTTCTAATAAAACAACtgtaaaaaagtttttaaaaagttaaTATTCCCATTTAAAAACCTAGTATTTTCATTTTGGATTTTTCCCTTTCAAGAGTATACagtattttgaaaacttaatcCAAATGCAACCTGCAACTTATTTGCTACATCAATATTGCAGTTTCtgcagtaaaatatgtatattcatATTTTAATGCAAGTTTCTTGTTGTCACAAGAATTTCCCTTGATGGGATATAAGCCAACTTGTATGGAATATGTAATGTGTATGGGGCATACTGATTTCATGGAGGAATCATATCTGTGTTGGGTCTGCAATAGCCTTGTAAGGCCAACAAAAAAGGGATCTCTAAAACGTTTTCCCCCCTCTTTTTAGTGTTTATTTCCTGATGCAAACTCATTCAAGTCTAGCTTGAGATGATCGAAACTCTCAAACTTACATTTTGATAGAcatgaaaaattaaaatgtatattattaatcACACAAGAAAGGGCTTAGTGTATAACTGTCACCAATCACTAAACGCTAAAAAGGGAGTTATAAAGGACCCTACTGGCCCCAATGATGACACAACAATTTTGTTGTGCAGTTCATTGGCTGAAGAAAGAAGTATCAGGTATTATATGAGCTGGACCCATGAAGAAATAGGAGTAACCATGTTGAATTGCTCATTTTACTATACAATGTATAAGCATTACTCTTTTGATGATGGATTTATATTTCTGTGGTATCCCACTTGATTGGAGAGTTTAATGATATGCATGACCAATGAAAACCTTCTTACAACACTGCAAAATTGTAGACAGTGGAAATAAGGCTGACCCAGCAATGCCATAGATTATGGCATTTATATTGGTATCTTGAATTACTTTGTCAACTTTATATTTTCTTGATTACCAATTCACCAAAACACTGGTTCACctcacttaaaggggcatttcgtgattcacagcctTTCACCCCACaacagctgaaaggagtatcccatcatgcattgcagtgtatctgcatgctccatagcaaatgtatacaaaatataaacaagagccgcttagatattgagagctattgatagattcacaatactctaggggtgttattttttcaaacaaaagtctaagctcccctgattTAAGCAAGTAAGTGAAAGTTGAAGTGTGTGTTTTGTGTatattttctatggcacattcaaTTCTATTATGGTGCAGCAAAGCAtcatgggatactcccttcagctgctgtgctttcaccctaacttttctcaacaaaagttgagattttcatagCACTGAAAAACTCTGGATACATAACGTTATGTTTATGTGCTAAAATTTGTTGCAGATCattcgcttggcaaaaatattgtcaagtttGTAATTGTGTTCTGGTTAACAGAACAATATCACAACACACTGGCCTATGCAGCTATGTAATACACATACACTTGACTCGTAAACGCAAAGTCAGAATCATCTGAAGTTTTGGGAATATGttttttgtgtggatatctactgaaaaatgtcataaaaagaggttgTGAGGATCACAATATACTCCTTTAAAGCTAAATAATGGGAATCCTGCATATTCCTTTTCCGATGAAATACtactatgtgtaatatttttgtaaaattattgtgTCATTTCTTTGTCTAACAGGGTATTTTACTGAAAGTAAAAGCATACTTAAATATAGTCAATTTAAGCAATGTTTAGGCACAAAACCAAATGTATGTTACTgtttatgaaacaaaataaaaatttatttttatccAAAACGCTCTTCTCTGATATGTTTTGTAATTGCTGCTAAAGATGTGTTGTAGTATTACGAATATAATATTTTTCTAGAACATTTCATGACGTgggacccccccaaaaaaaaaaaaaccttaaatcgtgtgctttaataaaccaaattaattatttcaatcggctcaccaattttgaagatatgccctctttaagaaatgtacccgttttcactctgtccacggatgaggtttggctacatcaaagattttatacgaaacacacggttaatgacatggatagataagtCTCAAATCGCATTAATGCAACTAAAATCGACttaggctttggaacgcattcactatTTATTGAGCGAGGAACACCAGCTAGCTTCCAGCATCTTCAAGAATcagattactgctgcattcgcagaAGTATACGGTGCGCCGCAAGCACAAGGAGGTACGCAATGCAATGAGGACcaaggctgaaacctgtattcgtcaaggaggcaaccagatagagggcaaagcagcacagtgaactcacttcagaagaaccaagggcataccaaacagcccttttcaggctaccttttatccaaaaaagagaaaaataacatgctgtaaataaaaagaaagcaagaaacaacaaagtaaaaagtaagaaacataataaaacaaaaaggcgtaaataaccaagaaaaattaagtttaattgcaagtgttgtggcgatatattattttatagcccgtgccttctattttaatttatttatttattcaaaactatggtgtcattcacctcgagtgagatcactctctcgtatcatttcgattagactatcgttaaacgtcacaatggtcttttttGTAAACGAAGGTTTTGTGGACGATGCAAACGGATGtttaattgtagtctgtggcattcactcagatggttaacatctctccataaactctccgtgtgcgtcaagatttgaacacaacttcttattTTAGAGCGAGAACAATTCTTGCTAATTATTacatgataatggagtttgttctactcctagttcacgTGTTAGTTTTAagataaagtttcataccgaatgaagaagatgtagtaagtaataaatataacttaattaacagtaaattgggttttgattgtctttatgtttgtgtgataatactcgtgcttggctgattctaaaagcctaaataagtccctggttgaacctctggttctatgaagaactttattttagcgcccctactcaggccaaatctatgatgaagagacgatgaaccgaataccaatctgagggactagccgagacgagtgaaccaagacgcatctaccaagtcgtgtgattattccctggtacctacctcgccggttaaaatatttagcgagtcctattcccaaagttctttattagacaagtatagcaagagaagtcctATCCCACAcccattttgccgacaagttaatgacacttaacacaatccatagcccataggcccacaccggtaaagcccattccgtaaataaagtttgttatttaataattagttatcattgaggaatgattgatattcatgcatggtaagtgtactccttttcaatctttgaagtagccaaacctccgtgAACAGAGTGATAACGGGTAtattctttaaaagagcatatcttcatcaaaggttgtgagccgattgaaatacttctttcggtttattaaagctagcgaattcagatttcttttctaaccaaaatatatttgattaacttttttAAAAAAGGAGAAAAATGGGCCCAATGAGGGTTCTGTGTTTTGTATCACACAGTCCAACATATTGGGATAggttacaaattattaaaaatcatcTCCGTTAGTAAAACGTCTGGTCCCGATAACTTATTTGCTAAGAATGCAGATCATAAAAGCATAATGAGCTTAGCACAGTCACAATATCAATCACCGTATGATCAAACTAAGGTACCAAAACGAAGGAAGGAAATGTTCCAATACCAAAAAAACACCAATTCTCTCTCTCtaaggtcacattgcatacaCGTATGCAGGTGTGGATCGTATGAGAGTATGCCATCGAATGCGGTCAGCGGCAGCCCTGGTAGCCTCAGTGATGCTCAGACCTGTGATAATTTTGATGTCATCAAGCCAGCTCGCTGCAGGTCTGCCTCTCTTGCGTTTTCCCTCAACCATTCCTTGGACAAATGTTTTCTGATGGCAGTGATGTCTGGTGATGTGGCCAAAGTATGATAACTTTCTAGAAATGATATCGGCTCGCAAGGTCTTCTGAACTCCAAGCTCTTGTAGAACCCACTCATTTGTTTTCCTCGCAGTCCATGGAATCCTCAGGATTCGTCGATAGCACCACAGCTCAAAAGAATCCAGTCTCTTCCTGTCAGATAATTTCATCGTCCAGGATTCAGATCCATATGATGCCACAGCAAATGCTGTTGATTTTAGCAAACGAACCTTGAGGGATGGAGGAAGTTTACTTTTCCACAGTTTGGTCAGGTTTGAGACTACACCTCGAGCTATTGCCAATCTTCGTTTTATCTCCTGGGTGCAGTAACTTTTGGTGTTAATGATGGAACCCAGAAATTCAACTAAAAGCTTTCCACCCCTCTATGGAAAAGTTTGCATCTGTATCATTTCGTCCTGCGTCTACAATCATGACTttcgtcttctttgtgttcaagaTCAGTCCCCTCTGTTCACTTGCCGATTTTATTGCTTTCAATAGATCCATCAATTCCTCTTAGCTATTGCAAACCAGGGTTGTGTCGTCTGCATATCTGAGATTTGTGATCCGCTGACCACCTATGGTAACACCTCCTCCAAAGTCTTCCCAAACATCTCTCATGATGCTCTCAGCATAGATGTTGAAAAGCTGACGAGACAAAATGCACCCTTGTCTCACACCTCTGCCAATTTGGAACCACTCTGAGTCACCTCTACTCGTCCTGACTGAAGATTCCTGACCCTGATATAGCGTACTGATGAGCTTCACCACGTGACCGGGGAATCAAATATCCCCC
Proteins encoded:
- the LOC140160829 gene encoding lysosomal Pro-X carboxypeptidase-like, which translates into the protein MEIPFRIFLVFTLCGGASAVLFGHRAHNPGVEEQSKSYEYNTSYYNVLVDHFGFANSDTYAMRYLTSVTHWDHNGGPIFFYTGNEGDIAWFCNNTGFMWDIAPEFQAMLVFAEHRYYGESLPYGTDSYKDKQHLDFFTAEQALADFADLIRYIKSTVPGASNSAVIAFGGSYGGMLAAWLRMKYPSSVIGSLAASAPIWQFTGLTGCETQVQIVTKDFRKASPACAKNIRRSWDVMTKFGKTASGRQTLFTNLRLCDPLKTSSDVEGIKSWLSEVYDNLAMVDYPYAASFLEPLPAYPIKVVCSYINKTEPSDDQLLLDLANGLNVYFNYTGSAKCFNASQAATGDLSDEGWGYQSCTEMVMPYCSDGVQDMFPVVKWDEAKEAAQCQKTWQVTPRPQWINLQFGGKDIQAASNIIFSNGQLDPWSAGGVLESLSDTLIAIIIPEGAHHLDLRAKNYDDPPSVTKARETEKTIMRQWIKSYYIDNKTNFMNNKNVKL